The Cytophagia bacterium CHB2 nucleotide sequence TATTTAATTGACTCATCTCTTGTCAGTTAACGTGTTCGCCCGCTTCGTAGGATAGTAAAATTCAATTTCCAAGCGCCGGTTCAGCTTGCGGCCCAGCGGTGATTCATTATCTCCCAAAATAACCATGCTGCCGCTGAGATAGGCTATGCCCATGGGGCGGGCTTCTCCGCGGCCAACGGCGCCATCGAGACGTTCGATAATTTTGTTGTACGATTGTGGATAATGCTCCTTGATGCGCGTCAAAAACGTTTGTTGAAATGCCTGGGCGCGTTGTTGCGAGAGCCGCATGTTTATCTCCTGCGAACCAATGGCGCAGGCATGCCCGGAGAAACGCATGCGCACATCAGGATCGTTCAACATCTGATCGAGGTAGGGAATCAGCTCGTCCCAATAAAAATCATACAACGGCGCTGTGGCATTAAAGCGCAACGGCCAGGCCACACGCTGTGCCCGCACCGACGTTTCAACGCTGAGATAGGCCTCGGCGGGGGGCGTGTAAAACGTGCGCCCCAGCGAATCGTTCATCAGCAACGTGTAGGCCAAATTTTCCCCCACCAGCTTTTCCACGTCATCAATGTTTGTCTCGCCGCGCTGCCAGAGAATTTCTTGCGTGAATCCTTGCCGCGACAAGATTTCAAGCTCAAATTGCTGATGCCTGCCGCCGGCCGTGGTTTGCAGCAAACCGGATTGCAACGGCACCGCTCTGGCGATAGAACTCACGAAAACAACAGGCAGCAACTGCTGCTCAACATCATGGTAGGGCACGAGCTGGAAGGCAATCACTTCGCCCGCTTTGTCGGTGGACATCCTGACGTAGCGCCGCTCTTCCATGACCCAGCGCGCGTCGTCGGCATTCGCCGGCGTGCGGCGCGGCGGCAAAACTTCTCCCGGCAGTATGACGATTTGATCGGCATTTACGCCAAAGGCGAATAGCGAATCGCGTACAGCAGCAGCGCGGGCCTCGGCAAGCGCAACCAGGTGTTCGCCGCTGTTTGGATCGGCAAAGCCTTTGAGATAAATTTTAAGTTGGCGATGGGTTCGCAGACGTTGCGCCACCGTGACCAGCGGAGGCTCAAACAGGTCTTTGTGTAGATAAGCCGGCTTGACCTCGCTGCTGTTGGCATCGAAACAGATCTCCGGAACAAGCGGCATTTCATACGTAATTTGCGATTCCGAGATCAAAATGGCGGTATCGCTTGTGGCGAACGCGCCCTTTGGTATCGTATAAAATTCAGCCTCCCGGCGCGTGCGCCGAATGTCATCCGAAAGTTCGCCCGCGATCATGTGCAATCCCGTTTGGGAGGTGTGCCAGGGAATGGCCAAGGTATCGGCTGCGCCGCTGATCAGCATGGCCAGCGTGGTATCGGCCAGGAGTTTTCTCCCGGCATGCGCCGAAGTATTTGTTTCAGGTAAGGCCGCGAGGGACAATGAATCATAAATTGCCAAGCGAACATTGCGTGCTGCGCCCTTTCCGGCATTGGCAAACGTTATCCGCAAAATGCCTTGGTAATCGCTTTGCGTAATCCATTGATCGTAGTCGAAGGTAATTGAGGTGATTTCAAGCTGCGGCGCGGGCATCGTGAAGCGCCAGATATTCCGGCCTGCCGGTCCGGCGGCGCGCACATGTTGATCGGAATCATAAGACAAGACCGTCCAGAAATAATCTCCCCCCTCCAGAGTGTTGAGCTGAAAATGCTCACGCGTGAGATTTTCTTTGATCACGAAAGACGTGTTAGCCAGGGCTTGAAAAAAATCGTCGCGGCTGCGCTG carries:
- a CDS encoding OmpA family protein codes for the protein MKPFHQNFFRSARMRRHLRALALGVLSAALLSPPETHAQAQTLTGSNFLKLVPGARQQGLAGIGAGVIDELHALYANPGAAGFSREWQWAATYSKTIAEAYHASLIYGTHLRTPWSQRSHLSFGLGYQGMPDFDSSDGAVAQVSANDVLATAGFAQPFTIAGKMFALGANLKYFRSKLAQYDADAWMADAGLLYRSARFRLLKSSGHFLNYGIISAGVGVTNLGNDLTFQTSGTPLPRTWRAGMAFNAGHHQGLQIQLAADYRRVHTERGGALSFGTEISWGQMLSLRGGYDFHDDLLSHVAMGLSLRLDDGASPIGSVLPGRNNTLRLDLAAMEQTDLFSRPYRGSVTHYPVGPEGFDLRSPAPGSIIGSDSVALEWEATRDPDMYDDAKYLLLVERDSLKLAETLALAQRSRDDFFQALANTSFVIKENLTREHFQLNTLEGGDYFWTVLSYDSDQHVRAAGPAGRNIWRFTMPAPQLEITSITFDYDQWITQSDYQGILRITFANAGKGAARNVRLAIYDSLSLAALPETNTSAHAGRKLLADTTLAMLISGAADTLAIPWHTSQTGLHMIAGELSDDIRRTRREAEFYTIPKGAFATSDTAILISESQITYEMPLVPEICFDANSSEVKPAYLHKDLFEPPLVTVAQRLRTHRQLKIYLKGFADPNSGEHLVALAEARAAAVRDSLFAFGVNADQIVILPGEVLPPRRTPANADDARWVMEERRYVRMSTDKAGEVIAFQLVPYHDVEQQLLPVVFVSSIARAVPLQSGLLQTTAGGRHQQFELEILSRQGFTQEILWQRGETNIDDVEKLVGENLAYTLLMNDSLGRTFYTPPAEAYLSVETSVRAQRVAWPLRFNATAPLYDFYWDELIPYLDQMLNDPDVRMRFSGHACAIGSQEINMRLSQQRAQAFQQTFLTRIKEHYPQSYNKIIERLDGAVGRGEARPMGIAYLSGSMVILGDNESPLGRKLNRRLEIEFYYPTKRANTLTDKR